A section of the Streptomyces sp. NBC_00178 genome encodes:
- the dop gene encoding depupylase/deamidase Dop: protein MTVRRVMGIETEYGISVPGQPNANAMLTSSQIVNAYAAAMHRARRARWDFEEENPLRDARGFDLARETADSSQLTDEDIGLANVILTNGARLYVDHAHPEYSSPEITNPLDAVLWDKAGERVMAEAAERAAAIPGAQPIHLYKNNTDNKGASYGTHENYLMKRETPFSDIVRHLTPFFVSRQVVTGAGRVGIGQDGHEHGFQISQRADYFEVEVGLETTLKRPIINTRDEPHSDAEKYRRLHVIIGDANLSEISTYLKLGTTSLVLAMIEDGFINVDLAVDQPVRTLHQVSHDPTLKQLVTLRSGRTLTAVQLQMEYFELGRKYVEERYGADADEQTKDVLARWEDTLNRLENDPMSLSGELDWIAKRELMEGYRRRDGLDWDAPRLHLVDLQYADVRADKGLYNRLAARGKIKRLLDESDVERARTKPPEDTRAYFRGRCLEQYADDVAAASWDSVIFDLPDRDSLQRVPTMEPLRGTRSHVEALLDRCRTAEELVRTLTGA from the coding sequence ATGACCGTACGGCGAGTAATGGGCATCGAGACGGAATACGGGATCTCCGTTCCCGGCCAACCCAACGCCAATGCCATGCTCACCTCGTCCCAGATCGTCAACGCCTACGCGGCGGCGATGCACCGGGCGCGCCGCGCCCGCTGGGACTTCGAGGAGGAGAATCCGCTGCGCGACGCGCGAGGCTTCGACCTCGCCCGCGAGACCGCAGACTCCAGCCAGCTCACCGACGAGGACATCGGCCTGGCCAATGTCATCCTCACCAACGGTGCGCGGCTGTACGTCGACCACGCGCATCCCGAATACAGCTCGCCCGAGATCACCAATCCGCTGGACGCGGTGCTCTGGGACAAGGCCGGCGAGCGGGTCATGGCGGAGGCGGCGGAGCGGGCCGCCGCGATCCCCGGGGCCCAGCCGATCCACCTGTACAAGAACAACACCGACAACAAGGGCGCGTCCTACGGCACGCACGAGAACTACCTGATGAAGCGGGAGACCCCCTTCTCGGACATCGTGCGCCACCTGACGCCGTTCTTCGTCTCCCGCCAGGTCGTCACCGGCGCGGGCCGGGTCGGCATCGGGCAGGACGGGCACGAGCACGGCTTCCAGATCAGCCAGCGCGCCGACTACTTCGAGGTCGAGGTCGGCCTCGAGACCACGCTCAAGCGCCCCATCATCAACACCCGCGACGAACCGCACTCGGACGCCGAGAAGTACCGCAGGCTCCACGTGATCATCGGTGACGCCAACCTCTCGGAGATCTCCACCTACCTCAAGCTCGGCACGACCTCCCTGGTCCTGGCCATGATCGAGGACGGTTTCATCAACGTCGACCTGGCGGTCGACCAGCCGGTCCGCACCCTGCACCAGGTCTCGCACGACCCCACGCTGAAGCAGCTCGTCACCCTCCGCAGCGGCCGGACACTGACCGCCGTGCAGCTCCAGATGGAGTACTTCGAGCTGGGCCGCAAATACGTCGAGGAGCGGTACGGCGCGGACGCCGACGAGCAGACCAAGGACGTCCTGGCCCGCTGGGAGGACACCCTGAACCGCCTGGAGAACGATCCGATGAGCCTGTCGGGCGAGCTGGACTGGATCGCCAAGCGGGAGCTCATGGAGGGCTACCGCCGCCGGGACGGTCTGGACTGGGACGCCCCGCGCCTGCACCTGGTGGACCTCCAGTACGCCGACGTGCGGGCCGACAAGGGCCTGTACAACCGTCTGGCGGCCCGGGGGAAGATCAAGCGGCTGCTGGACGAGAGCGACGTCGAGCGGGCCCGTACGAAGCCGCCGGAGGACACCCGGGCCTATTTCCGGGGCCGCTGCCTGGAGCAGTACGCGGACGACGTCGCCGCGGCCTCCTGGGACTCGGTCATCTTCGACCTGCCCGACCGCGACTCGCTGCAGCGGGTGCCCACCATGGAACCCCTGCGCGGTACACGCAGTCATGTCGAGGCGCTTTTGGACCGCTGCCGCACGGCGGAAGAGCTGGTCCGGACGCTGACGGGGGCCTGA
- a CDS encoding ferredoxin yields the protein MTVQQDAPGDTGTQDLEVWIDQDLCTGDGICVQYAPEVFELDIDGLAYVKSPEDELLQDKGATTPVPLPLLQDVVDSAKECPGDCIHVRRVSDNVEVFGPDAE from the coding sequence ATGACCGTGCAGCAGGACGCTCCGGGAGACACCGGGACCCAGGACCTCGAGGTCTGGATCGACCAGGACCTCTGTACGGGCGACGGCATCTGCGTGCAGTACGCACCCGAGGTGTTCGAGCTGGACATCGACGGTCTGGCGTACGTCAAGAGCCCCGAGGACGAGCTGCTCCAGGACAAGGGGGCCACCACACCGGTGCCGCTGCCCCTGCTCCAGGACGTGGTGGATTCGGCGAAGGAGTGCCCCGGCGACTGCATTCATGTACGTCGCGTATCGGACAACGTGGAAGTCTTCGGGCCGGACGCCGAGTGA
- a CDS encoding LacI family DNA-binding transcriptional regulator, protein MSSARQPAPTRPTSRDVARAAGVSQATVSLVLGGKWHGRVSAATADRVRDSARELGYRPNLAARSLRLGRTRTALLVVPALTNEFFARVHTGAAAVAAAHDFGVVLYPSPDGTGPARDPFASASAALDGVIASSMAAGALGALRTAGLPLVMLDSDPDDLGAAARVNLDIASGMRQVTDHLLGLGHRRIVHLASAVDTWTFEVRARALGDAVREVPGAVLRTVTAPLDVRAGREATEAVLTSPGPLPTAIVCDDDILAAGACKAVRRRGLRVPDDISVTGFDDLALATAVEPELTTVRLPAEQVGRRGMEALLAVLEERPADDGDLPVHLVVRGSTAPPPTA, encoded by the coding sequence GTGAGCAGCGCGCGGCAGCCCGCCCCGACCCGGCCCACCAGCCGTGACGTGGCCCGGGCCGCGGGTGTCTCCCAGGCGACGGTCTCCCTGGTCCTGGGCGGCAAGTGGCACGGGCGGGTGTCGGCGGCGACGGCCGACCGGGTGCGCGACAGCGCCCGGGAGCTGGGTTACCGGCCCAATCTGGCCGCCCGCAGTCTCCGGCTGGGCCGCACCCGCACCGCCCTCCTCGTCGTCCCCGCGCTCACCAACGAGTTCTTCGCCCGCGTCCACACCGGCGCGGCGGCCGTGGCGGCCGCGCACGACTTCGGCGTCGTCCTGTACCCCTCACCCGACGGCACCGGACCCGCCCGGGACCCCTTCGCCTCGGCCAGCGCGGCCCTCGACGGCGTGATCGCCTCGTCGATGGCCGCCGGTGCGCTCGGGGCACTGAGGACCGCCGGGCTGCCGCTCGTCATGCTGGACAGCGATCCCGACGACCTGGGCGCGGCGGCCCGGGTGAACCTCGACATAGCGAGCGGCATGCGTCAGGTGACGGACCATCTGCTGGGGCTGGGACACCGCAGGATCGTCCATCTGGCCTCCGCCGTGGACACCTGGACCTTCGAGGTGCGTGCCCGGGCCCTCGGCGACGCTGTGCGGGAGGTCCCCGGGGCGGTCCTGCGCACCGTCACCGCCCCGCTGGACGTGAGGGCCGGGCGTGAGGCCACCGAGGCCGTCCTGACGTCACCCGGTCCGCTTCCGACCGCCATCGTCTGTGACGACGACATCCTGGCCGCCGGTGCCTGCAAGGCGGTCCGCCGGCGGGGACTGCGGGTCCCCGACGACATCTCCGTGACCGGCTTCGACGACCTGGCGCTGGCCACCGCGGTCGAGCCGGAGCTCACCACCGTGCGCCTGCCCGCCGAACAGGTGGGACGGCGGGGCATGGAGGCGCTGCTGGCCGTCCTGGAGGAAAGGCCCGCGGACGACGGCGACCTTCCGGTCCACCTGGTGGTGCGCGGCTCGACCGCTCCCCCGCCGACGGCATGA
- a CDS encoding RecB family exonuclease gives MQCPLLYRFRVIDKLPEKPSEAATRGTLVHAVLERLFDAPAADRTARRAKALIPGQWNRLLESKPELTGLFEGDPEGERLAGWLGEAERLVERWFSLEDPTRLEPAERELFVETELDSGLRLRGVIDRVDVAPTGEVRIVDYKTGKAPRPEYAEGALFQMKFYALVVWRLKNVVPRRLQLVYLGSGDVLTYDPVPADLERMERKLLALWEAIRVATETGEWRPRPTKLCGWCDHRAVCPEFGGTPPVYPLSVRPADPVEGVQGRMEPVPSEAGQPVALEGP, from the coding sequence ATGCAGTGCCCGTTGCTCTACCGCTTCCGGGTGATCGACAAGCTGCCCGAGAAGCCCAGCGAGGCTGCTACCCGGGGCACGCTGGTGCATGCGGTGCTGGAGAGGCTGTTCGACGCTCCGGCCGCGGACCGTACGGCGCGGAGGGCGAAGGCGCTGATCCCCGGCCAGTGGAACCGCCTGCTCGAGTCGAAGCCCGAGCTGACCGGCCTGTTCGAGGGCGATCCGGAGGGCGAGCGGCTCGCGGGGTGGCTGGGCGAGGCGGAGCGGCTCGTGGAGCGGTGGTTCTCCCTGGAGGACCCGACACGGCTGGAGCCGGCCGAGCGGGAGCTGTTCGTGGAGACCGAGCTGGATTCGGGGCTCCGGCTGCGCGGGGTGATCGACCGGGTCGACGTGGCCCCCACCGGCGAGGTGCGGATCGTCGACTACAAGACGGGCAAGGCGCCGCGGCCGGAGTACGCGGAGGGCGCCCTGTTCCAGATGAAGTTCTACGCCCTGGTGGTGTGGCGCCTGAAGAACGTGGTGCCGCGCCGGCTCCAGCTCGTCTATCTCGGCAGCGGTGACGTGCTGACGTACGACCCCGTCCCGGCCGACCTGGAGCGGATGGAGCGCAAGCTGCTCGCGCTGTGGGAGGCCATCCGGGTGGCGACGGAGACGGGCGAGTGGCGGCCGAGGCCGACGAAGCTGTGCGGCTGGTGCGACCACCGGGCGGTCTGCCCCGAGTTCGGCGGGACTCCCCCGGTATATCCGCTGTCCGTCCGCCCGGCGGACCCGGTGGAGGGTGTGCAGGGCAGAATGGAGCCGGTCCCGTCCGAGGCCGGACAACCGGTGGCCCTCGAAGGCCCTTAA
- a CDS encoding MFS transporter encodes MAAGYLDILRARHAARLLAGTLVGRLPNGTAHIAIVLFTRAEGGSYTLAGALAAAYGLATAVGQPLLGRAVDLHGQPRVQLPAAFLSALGMAALALAGLGSLPVAYAAVVVAGVFTPPLEGGLRALWPTVLGGEDRVHRAYAMDAVAQEVMFTVGPLLVTVLVSLWSPAAALLVINAIGVLGALSVVLSEPSRTWRSAPREAHWLGALRSPGLLALLSAFFFVGLALGSITVAGVSYADDHGRESVYGWLMAALGLGALIGGVLYGARQWTGTPERRLRGIVALLALCYLPLTLTPGVAAMTALSALAGVFLAPAIACSFIVVDRHAPRGTVTEAFSWLVTTFGVGAAAGTAVAGPAAELGGTAWSFAVAGAGGVAALLVLLATGRVLAAPGRTPAVVAGSENDRNGAAEPGFSSGHKA; translated from the coding sequence ATGGCCGCGGGATATCTGGACATCCTCCGGGCGCGGCATGCCGCCCGGCTCCTGGCGGGAACGCTGGTGGGAAGGCTGCCGAACGGCACCGCCCACATCGCGATCGTGCTGTTCACCCGCGCGGAGGGCGGCAGCTACACGCTGGCGGGCGCCCTGGCCGCGGCGTACGGCCTCGCCACCGCCGTCGGGCAGCCGCTGCTGGGCCGGGCCGTGGACCTGCACGGCCAGCCGCGTGTCCAGCTGCCCGCCGCCTTCCTCTCCGCCCTCGGCATGGCCGCGCTGGCCCTCGCCGGTCTCGGGTCCCTCCCGGTGGCGTACGCGGCGGTGGTCGTGGCCGGTGTCTTCACGCCGCCGCTGGAGGGCGGTCTGCGCGCCCTGTGGCCGACGGTGCTGGGCGGCGAGGACCGGGTGCACCGGGCGTACGCCATGGACGCCGTGGCGCAGGAGGTCATGTTCACCGTGGGGCCGCTCCTGGTCACGGTCCTGGTCTCGCTCTGGTCGCCGGCCGCCGCACTGCTCGTCATCAACGCCATCGGGGTCCTCGGCGCGCTGTCCGTGGTGCTCTCCGAACCCTCCAGGACCTGGCGTTCCGCACCCCGCGAGGCGCACTGGCTGGGCGCCCTGCGCTCTCCCGGTCTGCTCGCCCTGCTGAGCGCGTTCTTCTTCGTCGGACTCGCCCTCGGCTCGATCACGGTGGCCGGTGTCTCCTACGCCGACGACCACGGCAGGGAGTCCGTGTACGGCTGGCTGATGGCCGCCCTCGGCCTCGGCGCGCTGATCGGCGGAGTGCTGTACGGGGCGCGGCAGTGGACGGGGACACCCGAACGGCGGCTGCGCGGCATCGTCGCCCTCCTGGCCCTGTGCTACCTGCCGTTGACGCTCACACCCGGCGTGGCCGCCATGACCGCCCTGTCCGCGCTGGCGGGGGTCTTCCTGGCCCCGGCGATCGCCTGCTCGTTCATCGTGGTGGACCGTCACGCGCCTCGGGGCACGGTGACCGAGGCGTTCTCCTGGCTCGTGACGACCTTCGGGGTGGGCGCCGCAGCCGGAACGGCGGTCGCCGGCCCGGCCGCCGAGCTCGGCGGCACGGCGTGGAGTTTCGCCGTCGCGGGGGCCGGTGGAGTGGCGGCGCTGCTGGTCCTGCTGGCCACCGGAAGGGTCCTCGCAGCTCCCGGGCGTACGCCCGCTGTCGTGGCCGGTTCGGAAAATGATCGAAACGGTGCAGCCGAACCCGGTTTCAGCTCAGGCCATAAGGCGTAA
- the arc gene encoding proteasome ATPase: MAAHDDDINRGIRPGRGSEDPAGQVAFLEQEIAVLRRKLADSPRHTRILEERIVELQTSLAGVSAQNERLANTLREARDQIVALKEEVDRLAQPPAGFGVFLQANEDDTCDIFTGGRKLRVNVSPSVELEGLRRGQEVMLNEALNVVEAMEFERAGDIVTLKEILEDGERALVVGHTDEERVVRLAEPLLDITIRPGDALLLEPRSGYVYEVVPKSEVEELVLEEVPDIDYEKIGGLGDQIELIRDAVELPYLHPDLFKEHELRPPKGILLYGPPGCGKTLIAKAVANSLAKKVAEVTGQPAGKSYFLNIKGPELLNKYVGETERHIRLVFQRAREKASEGTPVIVFFDEMESLFRTRGSGVSSDVENTIVPQLLAEIDGVEGLENVIVIGASNREDMIDPAILRPGRLDVKIKIERPDAEAAKDIFAKYLTPSLPLHSDDLAEHTGSKEAAAHAMIQSVVERMYTESEENRFLEVTYANGDKEVLYFKDFNSGAMIQNIVDRAKKMAIKAFLEQGQKGLRVSHLLQACVDEFKENEDLPNTTNPDDWARISGKKGERIVFIRTLVTGKQGADTGRSIDTVANTGQYL; encoded by the coding sequence GTGGCAGCCCACGACGACGACATCAACCGCGGCATCCGGCCCGGGCGAGGGTCGGAAGACCCAGCCGGGCAGGTTGCCTTTCTCGAGCAGGAAATCGCCGTCCTGCGACGTAAGCTCGCCGACTCTCCGCGTCATACGAGGATTCTCGAAGAGCGGATCGTCGAGTTGCAGACCAGTCTGGCCGGCGTGTCCGCGCAGAACGAGCGGCTCGCCAACACGCTCCGCGAGGCCCGCGACCAGATCGTGGCCCTCAAGGAGGAGGTCGACCGGCTGGCCCAGCCACCGGCAGGCTTCGGTGTCTTCCTGCAGGCCAACGAGGACGACACCTGCGACATCTTCACCGGGGGCCGCAAGCTCCGGGTGAACGTGAGCCCGAGCGTCGAGCTCGAAGGCCTCCGGCGAGGCCAGGAGGTCATGCTCAACGAAGCGCTCAACGTGGTCGAGGCCATGGAATTCGAGCGGGCCGGGGACATCGTCACCCTCAAGGAGATCCTCGAGGACGGCGAGCGCGCCCTGGTCGTCGGGCACACCGACGAGGAGCGGGTGGTGAGGCTCGCCGAGCCTCTGCTGGACATCACCATCCGCCCCGGAGACGCCCTGCTGCTCGAGCCCAGGTCCGGCTACGTCTACGAAGTGGTGCCCAAGAGCGAGGTCGAGGAACTCGTCCTCGAAGAGGTACCGGACATCGACTACGAGAAGATCGGCGGCCTGGGCGACCAGATCGAACTGATCAGGGACGCGGTCGAGCTCCCGTACCTCCACCCGGACCTCTTCAAGGAACACGAACTGCGTCCGCCTAAGGGCATCCTGCTCTACGGTCCTCCCGGCTGCGGCAAGACGCTCATCGCCAAGGCCGTCGCCAACTCGCTGGCCAAGAAGGTCGCCGAGGTGACCGGACAGCCCGCGGGGAAGAGCTACTTCCTCAACATCAAGGGCCCCGAGCTCCTCAACAAGTACGTCGGCGAGACCGAGCGGCACATCCGCCTCGTCTTCCAGCGTGCCCGGGAGAAGGCGAGCGAGGGCACCCCCGTCATCGTCTTCTTCGACGAGATGGAATCCCTCTTCCGCACCCGTGGTTCCGGTGTCAGCTCGGACGTGGAGAACACCATCGTCCCGCAGCTGCTCGCCGAGATCGACGGTGTGGAAGGGCTGGAGAACGTCATCGTCATCGGCGCCTCCAACCGTGAGGACATGATCGACCCCGCGATCCTGCGGCCCGGCCGTCTCGACGTGAAGATCAAGATCGAGCGTCCGGACGCCGAGGCGGCGAAGGACATCTTCGCGAAGTACCTCACCCCCTCGCTCCCGCTGCACTCGGACGACCTGGCCGAGCACACGGGATCGAAGGAGGCGGCCGCCCACGCGATGATCCAGTCCGTCGTGGAGCGGATGTACACGGAATCCGAGGAGAACCGCTTCCTCGAGGTCACGTACGCGAACGGCGACAAGGAAGTCCTGTACTTCAAGGACTTCAACTCCGGAGCGATGATCCAGAACATCGTCGACCGGGCGAAGAAGATGGCCATCAAGGCATTCCTCGAGCAGGGCCAGAAGGGCCTGCGCGTCTCCCATCTCCTCCAGGCGTGCGTGGACGAGTTCAAGGAGAACGAGGACCTGCCCAACACGACCAACCCGGACGACTGGGCCAGGATTTCCGGAAAGAAGGGAGAGCGGATCGTCTTCATCCGCACTCTCGTCACCGGAAAGCAGGGCGCAGACACCGGTCGTTCCATCGACACGGTGGCAAATACCGGACAGTACCTGTAA
- the prcB gene encoding proteasome subunit beta has translation MEANTRSTGRLPAAFLTPGSSSFMDFLSDQSPGMLPGNRQLPPMKGVVEAPHGTTIVAATFPGGVVLAGDRRATMGNMIAQRDIEKVFPADEYSAVGIAGTAGLAVEMVKLFQLELEHFEKVEGATLSLEGKANRLSTMIRSNLAMAMQGLAVVPLFAGFDIDREKGRIFSYDVTGGRSEEHGYAATGSGSVFARGSMKKLYRNDLTEEQTLTLVVQALYDAADDDSATGGPDVARRIYPIVTVITDEGFRRLDDTESSEIAHAILERRLEQPDGPRAALL, from the coding sequence GTGGAAGCCAACACTCGTAGCACCGGGCGTCTACCAGCTGCCTTCCTGACGCCGGGATCGTCCTCGTTCATGGACTTCCTGTCCGACCAGTCGCCCGGGATGCTTCCGGGGAACCGGCAGCTGCCGCCCATGAAGGGGGTCGTCGAGGCGCCGCACGGCACCACCATCGTCGCGGCCACCTTCCCCGGCGGCGTGGTGCTCGCCGGTGACCGGCGCGCGACCATGGGCAACATGATCGCGCAGCGCGACATCGAGAAGGTGTTCCCGGCCGACGAGTACTCGGCGGTGGGCATCGCCGGCACGGCCGGCCTCGCCGTCGAGATGGTCAAGCTGTTCCAGCTGGAGCTGGAGCACTTCGAGAAGGTCGAGGGCGCCACGCTCTCCCTGGAGGGCAAGGCCAACCGGCTCTCCACGATGATCCGCAGCAACCTGGCGATGGCCATGCAGGGACTCGCGGTCGTCCCGCTGTTCGCGGGCTTCGACATCGACCGCGAGAAGGGCCGCATCTTCTCGTACGACGTCACCGGCGGGCGTTCGGAGGAGCACGGGTACGCGGCCACCGGATCCGGCTCCGTCTTCGCCCGTGGCTCGATGAAGAAGCTGTACCGCAACGACCTGACGGAGGAGCAGACGCTCACCCTGGTCGTGCAGGCGCTGTACGACGCGGCCGACGACGACTCGGCGACCGGCGGCCCGGACGTCGCGCGCCGGATCTACCCGATCGTCACCGTCATCACCGATGAGGGCTTCCGCAGGCTGGACGACACGGAATCCTCGGAGATCGCGCACGCGATCCTGGAGCGCCGCCTGGAGCAGCCCGACGGCCCGCGTGCCGCGCTGCTCTGA
- a CDS encoding site-2 protease family protein produces the protein MDESGDSGRPQPGAGGEDPGTGKGKPRRPADPGGGLLMGRPFGVPVYVAPSWFVVAALITWVFGGQLDRVLPGLGGARYLVALFFAIAFYASVLVHELAHTVAALRYKLPVRRIQLQFFGGVSEIEKESETPGREFVLAFVGPLLSLVLAGIFYIPLQFVEAGTVPGVLLAGLMISNLIVAAFNLLPGLPLDGGRMLRAVVWKITGKPMSGTVAAAWVGRGLAVTVLIGLPLLTHTGALGNASSDIGGVETVTDALLAAILAGIIWTGAGNSLRMARLREHLPDLRARTLTRRAVPVESATPLSEALRRANEAGARALVVVDGQGSPKGVVREAAIAGVPEHRRPWVPVSGLAQDLTDGMKVPAELAGEALLDRLKATPATEYLVMEETGEIYGVLSTADVERAFVKAMARPSA, from the coding sequence GTGGACGAGAGCGGCGACAGCGGGCGCCCGCAGCCCGGCGCAGGGGGCGAGGACCCCGGCACCGGCAAGGGCAAACCGCGCCGTCCGGCCGACCCCGGCGGCGGCCTCCTCATGGGCCGTCCCTTCGGGGTGCCCGTGTACGTGGCCCCCAGCTGGTTCGTCGTCGCGGCGCTGATCACGTGGGTGTTCGGCGGCCAGCTCGACCGCGTCCTGCCCGGACTGGGCGGAGCCCGCTACCTGGTCGCGCTCTTCTTCGCGATCGCCTTCTACGCCTCCGTCCTCGTCCACGAGCTCGCCCACACCGTCGCCGCCCTGCGCTACAAGCTGCCGGTCCGACGCATCCAGCTCCAGTTCTTCGGGGGCGTCTCCGAGATCGAGAAGGAGTCCGAGACCCCGGGACGCGAGTTCGTCCTCGCCTTCGTGGGGCCCCTGCTCTCCCTCGTCCTCGCCGGGATCTTCTACATCCCGCTCCAGTTCGTCGAGGCCGGCACGGTTCCCGGCGTCCTCCTCGCCGGGCTGATGATCTCCAACCTCATCGTCGCCGCCTTCAACCTGCTGCCCGGCCTGCCCCTGGACGGCGGCCGGATGCTCCGCGCCGTCGTGTGGAAGATCACCGGCAAGCCCATGAGCGGCACCGTCGCCGCGGCATGGGTCGGCAGGGGGCTCGCCGTCACGGTCCTGATCGGCCTCCCCCTGCTCACCCACACCGGGGCCCTCGGCAACGCCTCCAGCGACATCGGCGGCGTGGAGACGGTCACCGACGCGCTGCTCGCCGCGATTCTGGCCGGCATCATCTGGACCGGCGCCGGGAACAGCCTGCGCATGGCCCGTCTGCGGGAGCACCTCCCCGACCTGAGGGCCCGCACCCTCACCCGGCGCGCGGTCCCCGTCGAGTCGGCCACCCCGCTGTCCGAGGCGCTCCGCCGCGCCAACGAGGCCGGCGCCCGCGCCCTGGTCGTCGTCGACGGACAGGGCAGCCCCAAGGGCGTCGTGCGGGAAGCGGCCATCGCAGGAGTCCCCGAGCACCGCCGGCCCTGGGTGCCCGTCAGCGGCCTCGCCCAGGACCTCACCGACGGCATGAAGGTCCCCGCCGAGCTCGCCGGCGAAGCCCTCCTGGACCGGCTCAAGGCCACACCCGCCACCGAGTACCTGGTGATGGAGGAGACCGGCGAGATCTACGGCGTCCTGTCGACCGCCGACGTGGAGCGCGCGTTCGTCAAGGCCATGGCCCGCCCCTCGGCCTGA
- the prcA gene encoding proteasome subunit alpha, with protein MSTPFYVSPQQAMADRAEYARKGIARGRSLVVLQFADGIVFVGENPSRALHKFSEIYDRIGFAAAGKYNEYENLRIGGVRYADLRGYTYDRDDVTARGLANVYAQTLGTIFSSAAEKPYEVELVVAEVGAGPEGDQIYRLPHDGSIVDEHGSVAVGGNAEQISTFLDQRHRDGMSLAEALKLAVQALSREANGNEREIPAERLEVAVLDRTRPQKRKFKRIVGRQLARLLGADAAGATPTDAPSDTEEPDGPAAPGTDAPGTDTDTDGPSEGTGGSAKK; from the coding sequence GTGTCGACGCCGTTCTATGTCTCACCTCAGCAGGCCATGGCCGACCGGGCGGAATACGCCCGGAAGGGCATCGCCCGTGGTCGCAGCCTGGTAGTGCTGCAGTTCGCCGACGGCATTGTGTTCGTCGGCGAGAACCCGTCCCGCGCGCTGCACAAGTTCAGCGAGATCTACGACCGGATCGGCTTCGCCGCGGCCGGCAAGTACAACGAGTACGAGAACCTCCGGATCGGTGGTGTGCGCTACGCGGATCTGCGGGGCTACACCTACGACCGCGACGACGTGACGGCCCGTGGGCTGGCCAACGTCTACGCGCAGACGCTCGGCACGATCTTCTCCAGCGCGGCCGAGAAGCCGTACGAGGTGGAGCTCGTGGTCGCCGAGGTCGGCGCCGGGCCGGAGGGCGACCAGATCTACCGCCTCCCGCACGACGGATCGATCGTGGACGAGCACGGCTCGGTGGCGGTCGGCGGCAACGCGGAACAGATCAGCACCTTCCTGGACCAGCGTCACCGCGACGGCATGTCGCTCGCCGAGGCGCTCAAGCTGGCCGTGCAGGCGCTGTCCCGCGAGGCCAACGGCAACGAGCGGGAGATCCCCGCCGAGCGGCTCGAGGTCGCGGTGCTGGACCGCACGAGGCCCCAGAAGCGCAAGTTCAAGCGGATCGTCGGGCGGCAGCTGGCCCGGCTCCTCGGCGCCGACGCCGCCGGCGCCACCCCGACGGACGCCCCGTCGGACACGGAGGAACCGGACGGCCCCGCGGCTCCCGGGACCGACGCTCCGGGGACGGACACGGACACCGACGGTCCCTCCGAGGGCACGGGCGGGTCCGCGAAGAAGTAG
- a CDS encoding ubiquitin-like protein Pup: MATKDTGGGQQKATRTNEEAEEQAQDAQASEDLAERQEKLSDDVDDVLDEIDDVLESNAEDFVRSFVQKGGE, from the coding sequence ATGGCGACCAAGGACACCGGCGGCGGACAGCAGAAGGCGACGCGCACCAACGAGGAGGCCGAGGAGCAGGCGCAGGACGCGCAGGCCTCCGAGGACCTCGCGGAGCGTCAGGAGAAGCTCAGCGACGACGTCGACGACGTCCTCGACGAGATCGACGACGTGCTCGAGTCCAACGCCGAAGATTTCGTACGCTCGTTCGTCCAAAAGGGCGGCGAGTAA
- a CDS encoding tRNA (adenine-N1)-methyltransferase, with translation MSEPTGAARRRGPFKVGDQVQLTDPKGRHYTFTLEAGKNFHTHKGSFSHDELIGAPEGSVVRTTGNVAYLALRPLLPDYVLSMPRGAAVVYPKDAGQILAFADIFPGARVVEAGVGSGALSTFLLRAIGEQGMLHSYERREDFADIARQNVERYFGSPHPAWELTVGDLQDNLSDTDVDRVVLDMLAPWECLEAVSKALVPGGILCAYVATTTQLSRTVESLREIGCFAEPQPWESMIRNWHVEGLAVRPDHRMIGHTGFLVTARRLADGVEPPLRRRRPSKGAYGEDYDGPGARSGSADRD, from the coding sequence ATGTCCGAACCGACCGGTGCCGCCCGCCGTCGCGGCCCATTCAAAGTCGGGGACCAGGTCCAGCTCACCGACCCCAAGGGACGCCACTACACCTTCACGCTCGAGGCCGGAAAGAACTTCCACACCCACAAGGGTTCTTTCTCCCACGACGAGCTGATCGGTGCTCCCGAGGGCAGTGTTGTCCGAACCACGGGAAACGTCGCCTACCTCGCGCTGCGCCCCCTGCTCCCCGACTACGTCCTGTCCATGCCCCGCGGTGCCGCCGTGGTCTACCCCAAGGACGCGGGTCAGATCCTGGCCTTCGCCGACATCTTCCCCGGCGCACGCGTCGTGGAGGCGGGAGTGGGCTCCGGAGCGCTCAGCACCTTCCTGCTGCGCGCCATCGGTGAGCAGGGCATGCTGCACTCCTACGAGCGCCGCGAGGACTTCGCCGACATCGCCCGGCAGAACGTGGAGCGCTACTTCGGCTCCCCGCACCCCGCCTGGGAGCTCACCGTCGGAGACCTCCAGGACAACCTGTCGGACACCGACGTCGACCGTGTCGTCCTGGACATGCTCGCCCCCTGGGAGTGCCTCGAGGCCGTCTCCAAGGCCCTGGTGCCCGGCGGCATCCTCTGCGCGTACGTCGCGACCACGACCCAGCTGTCGCGGACCGTCGAATCCCTCCGCGAGATCGGCTGCTTCGCCGAACCGCAGCCGTGGGAGTCGATGATCCGCAACTGGCACGTCGAGGGTCTGGCCGTCCGGCCGGACCACCGCATGATCGGCCACACCGGCTTCCTCGTCACCGCCCGCCGGCTCGCGGACGGCGTCGAGCCGCCGCTGCGCCGCCGACGCCCCTCCAAGGGCGCCTACGGCGAGGACTACGACGGTCCCGGCGCCCGGAGCGGCAGCGCGGACCGCGACTGA